Genomic window (Henningerozyma blattae CBS 6284 chromosome 10, complete genome):
taattcttttaatcaactaattcttaaaaataacttaaatttaaaaaaataaaaaataaaaaaaaagattaataaaacacaataataataataacatgGGTATATCAATCAAAAGCAAACCaacaaattgaaaacaTTACATTCATTTATTATGAAAGCCATCTAATactcaatttttttaaaaatattttgttgcttatttttactttaacTAAACCTTTACAATAACACTGAGTTTCAAAATTCCATTAAGTTTCTTATACCCTTAACGTTGAAACGATAATCTACACTTTTAAAGAgattttctttcaatttatttagacAGTTTTCACTAATATTGTAcatttttcatcattttaaACGATCTCATCGggaattttaaaaattttgtcACTTGCAActttgatgaaaaaaagacgtttagaaattatagtagaaaaaaaaaaataataacttaCAAATACATTGAAAACAAGTAAACATACAGAATGTCCAACGTATTATTTGACGATATTTTCTCCGTTTCAGAAGTGGATCCAGGTCGTTACAACAAAGTTTCTCGTATTGAAGCAACTTCCACTACTCAAGACCAATGTAAGATTACTCTCGACATAAACACAGACCTTTTCCCAGTACAACCACAAGAACaattaacaataacaattgcttcttcattatcatttgatgatgattcagaaaacaaaaaccaATCAGTTACAAAGAGTTGGAGACCACCTCAACCAAATGAAAGATCGTTGGCTGATGATTACGATTACGTTATGCACGGTGTCGCTTacaaatttgaagaagtCTCTAAGGAATTGATTGCTGTGTATATCTCTTTCGGTGGGTTATTGATGAGATTGGAAGGGAATTATAGAACTTTGAATAACTTGAAACAAGAAAACGCTTACTTATTAATCCGTCGTTAAATTCccaaaaacaacaacaaaaaactATGCATCATTTATTATAGCACATCCATTCTCACGCATGCCCAAATATATGTT
Coding sequences:
- the RPB8 gene encoding DNA-directed RNA polymerase core subunit RPB8 (similar to Saccharomyces cerevisiae RPB8 (YOR224C); ancestral locus Anc_8.646) is translated as MSNVLFDDIFSVSEVDPGRYNKVSRIEATSTTQDQCKITLDINTDLFPVQPQEQLTITIASSLSFDDDSENKNQSVTKSWRPPQPNERSLADDYDYVMHGVAYKFEEVSKELIAVYISFGGLLMRLEGNYRTLNNLKQENAYLLIRR